gctgggcgcatgactgtaatcccagcttgataggagtctgaggcaggagaatcacttgaacctggtagttggaggttgctgtgagctgagatgataagatggcattccagcctgggcaacagagccagactcctgaaaaaaacaaaacaagcaaacaaaaacaaaaaaacacctcacTTCACTTCTTTTATGTTTGGGCCCCTTTTATCTTCCACTGGAGACAGACAAATCTATTTATAACAAGAACCTCCTGAGGAATAGCCTGAATGTGCAAGAACTGAGTCATCCCAAGTCTAGAAGGAACTAAATGGTGTGTTTATATCCATGATTCTCAAACTTCATCAAGCATAAAAATCACCTGGAAGGTTGTTAAAATTCAGATTGTTGGGTCCAATCCCCAGAACTTCTAATTCAGTACATCTGAGATAGGACCCAGGAATTTGCACTTCTATCCATTTTTTAAGGTGATACTAATGCTGTTAATCCACGGAAAGCACTGCTTTAGGCCTTAAACAAGAGAGATGTTTCTGAGGTTATCATTCTGCCCTAACCTCTCCCAGCCTCACAGATTTGTAGTATATCCCTGCAGAGAGAGGCAAAGTAAGTAAAACTTCTCTGAAGCTTGGGAGTGTGTGCTGAGCATTGGTAACCCTCTAATAGAATATAACCAGGAGTGGAAGGAGAGTTATTCTCTGCCACCTTCCTACAGATCACCAAAAGCTCTGCAGTTTAAGTGTTCAGAGGTTCCAGGCAATCATGGATAGTGCTTGGTAAGAATTATAAAAGCAGGGGTAATGCCCATTGGGGTTACATACATCACCTGAATCTTAGATGCTTAGTTGGCAGTGGTGGTGGTTTTTAGCTCCTTTTGGTCAGAATTTACCTAAGGCCTGTGGATGGCTTCATCTAGTATTAAGTTACAGTTCTTGTATTTTCTATAATTTGCAATCTGCCATTTGACTAGGTACCTGCTCCCAGGGTTTCGGTAATGCGTACATTCAATAAATTGGAGACTAAACAAATTAGTGCCATGATGCTTATTTAAAGAATGAgataaaaggcaaagaaaaaaatgacttgcTTCAGGCCACACAGGTTGGTGGTAAAATCAGAAATATAAGAAAGGATGTTCTTTAACCTCATACTTGGACAACCTTGCCTTTTAGTTACTATTAGATATTCTTATAAAATGCAGATCATTTGGGAGCCATTGCCACATGAAAAAAATATCAATTCTGATTGTTATTGAATGTTAgtaacacaggaaaaaaatgtgtttggcTAATTGGAAAACATCTGAATctactgttttgttttataaatctgtgaTCGCTTTAACAAGGGTCAAAAGCACAAAACTGCATGACAGGCCTGTGGGGTAAGGAGTTCCAATTCTCAGGAAGGGGGTGTAAAAAGGGGAAGgcggataaacaaaatgtgctgtTCCTTCTGAGGTGAGGATGAAATAGTTTTTCCCACAGTCTTGAAGGATGGTTGCAATCTTCTTCCACAGAACAGAAATATGTACTGGGAAAAATGAGTCTGAGTCACAGGCTGAAAGGAAGCTTCTCATACTATATGTAGAAGCAAGAGTAGATTTAATTACCTCTAAAGCCGAATTATCTCTGGATTTATGTAACATGGGGTGGTTAAAAGAGACATACAGAGTGTAAATTTTCATAGGATCTTTAGAGAAGGCTTTGTTTAGAAACCATGGTCCTTCATTTGCATAATGTGCAGGCTCTAATGCTCTTAGATAATTAAAGCACACATGGAGTTCATGAATGCTTTGAAAAGATTGAAGTACAGTATAGAGCATTAAACATTTCATTTGAAGTCACAGAAAAAGTGTAGCTTTTCTAGAATAATTAAGATATGCGATTTGGGGATGACATCAGAAGATTCTGATGTATCTTCAAAAAATTGGAGTAAGATTCACATTGCATGTATGAATTTAGggataaaattgtatttaaagaGGGTCATCTTCAGAGTATggatcaacaacaacaaaaaaacattttccaGAGAATTTGACACCCCTGTATTTCTTCCAACTGCTGAAGTTACAAAATTAAGAACTCACTCTTCCCTACAGATTATTTTCAAGGTAAAAGTATATgtagcagggttttttttttttattttcaccaCCCATGCAGGATATTTTTTTCCACAAAGGTAGCTCTAAAGCAGTGGATCTGAAACTGAGCCACCCTTTAGAATCGGgtagagagaaaaaggaacacttatacactgttggtgggagtataaattagttcagccattatggaagacagtgtggtgattatGCAAAGACctaagacagaaataccattcgacccagcaatcctattactgggcaTATTCCCAAAGGAATATGAATAATTCTATTATGAAGACAGATGTACATGTGTATTCACTGTAGCagaattcacaatagcaaagacatggaatctaagttcatcaatgatagactggataaagaaaatgtgatacaatacatcatgtaatactatgcatccataaaaaagaacaagatcgtgtcctttgcagggacatggatggagctagaggccattatcgttagcaaactaacacaggaacagaaaactaaataccatatgttctcatttatatgtgggagctaaatgatgagaatatatGAACACATATAGGGGAACAACAAAACAACACACGCTGAGGTCTTTCAGAGAGTGGAGGGTGAGAGTAGAAAGAGGATAAGGAAaagtaactaatgggtactaggtttaatacctgggtgataaataatctgtacaacaaaccccatgacagaagtttacctatgtaacaaacctgcaattgtacccttgaacttagaataaaagtttaaaaaaagaaaaatttaaaaaaagaatcaggtgaggtgatttttaaaatcctgatacCTACTTATACCCCAGACAAATCAGAATATAGAGATTGGACCCATGCCTCAGTTATTGCTTTTGAAACTTCCCAGTTGACTTCAAAGTGCAACTCTGACACAGGCCTTTCCGGTGAAACTCAAGTATACAATAAATAGTTCCTCAATGACCTATCTTTTTGTATAACCCAATTTATCTCAGTAGTCTCAGTCTCTTCTGTCTATTGTCTTTTCCCTTGTGTATAAACTCATTATTTTCCTAGTTACTAAGTATAGGTGCCTTTACATTACAAGTAAAGTAACACCAGTGTTTGGTTATCTGGCTCTTATAGTTGCTGTGTGTATTACTTTCCTATtgccactgtaacaaattaccaccaactTAATGGctgaaaacaatataaatgtattattttacagtttacatctgcaaagtcccacTTGTCATATATGCTAATGTATTCACAGGTTTGGGGGATTAGGATATAAACATTTAGAGGAACCATTATTTTGTCTATACAACAATATAAGGAAACTAACATCTAATGGGGGCAAGACCAGAAAGGATGAATTCAGGTTGTGTTGACTTGTCACATCCATTTTACCAGTCTCATTGGTCAAAACACTGCTTACCAATATACATTTCACAGCAGATCATGAGAACGACTCTTATCATAATGTTCGTGATTATATATGATGTCAAAGAACTTATAATCACCATTTGCCTTATTTAGTTTTAATGTATTCTTTTCAGGTGAAATGCCCCAAGACGTAAGTTTCTCTCTAAAAAGTAGCCAATTTGGGCACACTTTTGTGTGCATCTTTGTCGGCATCTTTGACGATTCCAGTTATTTGAATGAGTTAGGAATATAATAACAGATAATAACAGTGTGTATTTATCTACTATGTTAGGAAGCTTGTTATATGATTTTATAGGCCCTTGCACTTGTAATATAGTAGAAAATAGAGTTGTCTAGTCTATTCTCCTTGTACTCATcactcattcaacagatattctCTAAGTACCTACTCCGTGCTACCGTGTCCCAGTTGCTGAATCAAGGGACCTATGAACACCCATTTTATGTAGCATTTCACCTTCAAACCAAAAATTAAACCTGATTGTCAGTGTTCCCACTAAAAGTCATTGGTCTCTTATCATTGATTgacttaagtaaatattttaatttctatataagtaatacataatttataattatatattataattatataatttatatataagtaaTAAAGGTAAATTTATATAGCTAACAATTAGCTAAATGTAAGAatatgtgtatgcacatgcacatacatcttgttttgttttgtttttcgctGATCTCAAGAGGTTTTTCTGCCCTCATATACCTAAAAGGACTATATGGACTTAAATATGGGGATAGTATCTCATCTTCTCCTGTGAAGTCATAGTTCTCTGTATTGGGCCTTATTTTCCCTAGTGCAATCATTCAGGGATGCCCTTGGGTTACCATGTTAATATAGAATCTGGGGGCTAAATACTGTATAACATTAGGAATTTAAAGATTGTTGAAGAAATGAGTGGAATTTCCAACCTAGGCTTTTTTCTAAGACATTCTCCACTTCTGAATCAGTACTCCTCCCTCAGGAATCTCATGCCTACCCATGAGGAAGCAGCATTTTCAGAAAAATAGGCCACTCATTTCACCCCCTCTTCCCCAGTTCTCAGCTcctgaaaggaaggaaagttgAATTAGTGAGTCCACTGACCTTATTGCTTATGGATATGAAAGTGTTTATCACTCCAGTTTATCACTAATTTCTCTACCAAGTCCCTGGACTTTCTGAATCTGGAGGGattcagaaagaaataataagcaaTAATCATtacttattataaataataagcaATTTTACAATTACTTATTAAAACAATAAGTATTTGAAGTAATAAGTAGCTCTTTCCGGAGATAAATAGTAAGTATTTGAAATAATACTTATTTCAAAGTATTATTGAAATAagtatttgaaatatacaaataagtatttgaaatatacaaaataagcatttgaagtgatggatattttaattagttttatttGATCATCCCACaaagtaaatatgtattaaaacacCCCATTGTACCTCACAgatatatacaactatttttaatcaattaaaaataaaatgggacatgaaaaaaatcttagaCTAAGTTCATCTAGCTTTGTCTGAAATACCCTAAAAATCCAAACCAATGCCTCTCTCATCCTGTAATGTTGTCTCAGCATGTCTGTTCATGTTGTATGACTCTGGAATAGAATTCTAAGAAACATTCTGGCATGGTTCGGCTTGGCTTCCACTCCTTTGCACGAGTTTGTCAGAAATCAGAAATGCTTAATGCTGCACTTTGGGTCATCCATCCTAGGATAATTTAATCCCGGATATTGTTCGTTACCCTtgtaaagaaaccaaaaataTAGCTCAATCATCATGTGAGCCTTTGAGATCCAGGTAAAGTTTGACTGAAATCCCAATTCTAGACTTGGGGCAGTCTGAGCTTTTCCAACAAGACCCGCACCTCACTTTCTCAGCTTTTCAAGACTGTACTCCTGAGTCCACAGGCATTTCTCAATCACTTCTCTCCTCAGAACCAGATTCAGAGTCCCTTCCCTATGCAACCCAAAAGTACTCATATTTGTGTTAGGCTCTTTCCTGTAAGTTTCTTGAGTTGAGCAGAAGAATCACATGACATAAGGCACATTTCTATTTCTTGCTGGCAAAACTTTCTCTGGCCTCTCTACTCAGTACCCGGTGCTCCCTCTGTGATGTCCTCCGTCCACCTAGTGCAGGAGGGTAAGGTGTGGTCCTGTTCCTTGCTCTGGCTGCTTCACTTCCTGGGAATAACCAGACACATTGATCTGCTTTCCCCCACATAAGTTAGAATGCTGGTGAATACATTTCTCTTTATactattttcaatttatatttttatggaacACATGATTTATGTATGAACATAGGAACACACTTACTGCCTTATCTGCATATTATAATCTATGTTTTTATTGGATCTTGGTGATCATTTTTATCATTCCTTATGTTTTACTTGTGGAACTGAGGTACACGGAAATAAGTTTATTCAATTAATTATACTCCTGTGTGAGGggaaaatattatcaaataaagcactttctctttcttcctctcagtGTGATCCCACCTGCTCAGTCCCACATGCTAGTTGTAAGTGGTTTAATCTATCAGAGTATATCCTGCTCACATAACAGGATATCAGAGGTACTTCGGCCCAGTACTAATAAGCATTACACAAAATCAGGCCCTGTGTTAGTTTCTTTGCAGTTTCCCCTGTTTTCCCTTCAGGGTCACAAAATGTCTACAACAGCTCCTAGCATCATGCACAATACAGAATAACACCTAACACAGGATGAAGAGGGAAGAACCTCTCTTCATGAATCTCTCTGTTCGTATCAGAGAGGAGGTCTCAGCAGGCTTCTCCTCTATTCCCAGTGCCCAGAATCGATTCGTGTGCCCAAACTTAACAGGCAAAGAAGACATTAAACGAAGAGTCTGGCATTTAAAACCTCTCCAGAAAGAGATAGGTTCTGCCTATAAGGGAAAAATATAGCAAATTAGCTTGTGGGGAGGCAAACATCTACACGTGTTTAAGGCATCATATGATTACACTACATTTTATCTATTATTTAACTGATGGTCAGGTACATAGTTTTCGGTCTTTTGGTATTACCACAATTCTGAAATAAATAGACtagaaaatttcttcttttgttatatATGTGTAAGGATTTCTCtgtaatatacaatatatacctagaagtagaatgcCTGCAAAGTCTGtacattttctattaaatatgaccaaactgttttccaatgtAACTATCTTAATTCATATTCCTTCTAGTGGTTCATAAAGACTCTGATTTTTTCATATCTTCTTTTAGAGTTGatattcagattttattttgtttttgcaatgagaaaaatgaaaagtatctACTcagtattatttgtatttttcttattactaGTGAGGTTAAGCATCTTTTTATGAACTTATTGGTATTATTGTCTACTCTTTGGTGAATTGCCtgctcttttattttcctgtttttaaagttttttaatgaaacacacaaacacacacatcaaGAAAGATTAATATCTAGAAACACCcttaattatatatgtgtgtatatatacatatacacatatatactgcATATTATCATCTATGTTTTTATTGGATCTTGGTGATCATTTTTATCATTATCATTTATcattaatatatatgtgtatatatacacacatatatacacatatataataaattaagGGTGTTTCTAGATATTaatcttttatatataaatatatgtgtgtacatatgtgtatatatatgtgtgtgtgtatatatataaaatgtttgctTGACAATAGTAAAATCTAGAATCAAGCAAGTTATTCCTACCAAATTTGCAAATAAGATACAACAGTCTGCCTCCATCAGGCAGAAGTAAATAAAGTATTAGAGGAAACTAGGAGTATGCTCAGggataagaaaaagacaaaatctcGAACAGTGAAGATTGTAGATGCCTATAAACATAAACTGGCATTGCTTTTCCCAGTGggacattaagaaaaaaactggTGGGCCTTCCCTCATGTCTGTCTGAGAAGGGTGAAAGAGAACTGTAGAAATGACAGAGTAGAGAGGGGAAACAGCATGGGCCAGCCTGCCATTGATCATTTTTACTGAAAAGAATGCCTGAGTTTGCCATAGATCAAGTGTACACTGCAGAAGGCAGCTGAGCTTCAGTCACTTTGCTAGCACCTGACCAACTAGGACTAGTTAATGAGCAACAATCCCCTGTCTGATAAGGGAAAGGGTATGAGCTAAAGGAGAGTGGAAGAAGGCAAACCAGAATTGGGATCACTGCAATGAGGAGACCCCAGAGGTGGCGCCAGAAGGTTCACATGCGCACATGGTAAAAGAGCCAGACTCTCAACTCTGAACCCCAGGGAAGATCAATCACCAGTCTAAGGACACTCTGTATGTCTCACCTTCAAACTTTCCCAAAAAGAGTATCTGGGTTATTTAATCAGCCACTATCACATAGAAAACACTCCAGTGGAATAGAGTAGTGCCAGGCCATCTCTCACACTGCAGGCCAGTCTATGAGGGGCTGCTTTGGACAGAAACTCATTCCTGTTCATACTGTTGTGGCTGGAATCCAGTCATGAGGGGTGTAGTATGGTTGCTACACTTTCGGAACCCCTCAGACAGTGATTGAGAGCATCACAGTCCTTCCAAGTTTACTCAGAATGGGGCAGTGTATACAGCTGGCAACATGCTCAGTGTATTCAGGACATAAGGCAGAGAGGTTAATGCTATTATTGCATGTTTCACATACCAACATTTAATATctcatctttctctcttcttatgTCTGGATACATCTCAACCAATTCACCTTTTAATAATATTGTTTTGTCATCTCagttttttatttcctgtttcttgCATTTTATTGAGAATGCAAAGCAGATGCTTCTTACACTTAATTCTGTTTTCTGGTGTAATTTTTTAAGCTATTGCTTACCTTTGCATCATGAGTTCAGTAGTGTCTTGTTTTGTGTTCAAGAATTCTAAGCTTCATGTTTGCTTGCTTCTGTGTTATCTTCCTTGAATAACTAAAAGTCCATACAGACTCCAAATGTATTATACATAAGGTCAATGACTTTCACTTTGTCTCTGTCACCAACTAGCAATTATTAGAATAACCTCTCATTTCTGAAGTCACTTATTACATATTTGGTGTCTATTTGGAAGAGTTGTCCTGAACTGAAGgaaaatatattccttttataGCCTTCTTGTAGGGCTATGAAATGATTCCTGCACATTTGGAAGCAATATGCTTTACTAGTGGTAAGAGGGTCCTCTTTCAATTCTTCCTGAGCAATGAGAGCAGTGACAAAAAGAACCTAGCCatgtaagagagaaaaaaaaacacacacacaaaaaaccactGATGTTAATGGGACAAGAACAATTCCTGAAAATACATAAGGTATAGGTTCAAAGCATTGGAACTGGCAGAAGAACAATAGCTAAGAGGGGCTGTGTGCGGTGTTTTATCTGCAGTTTGATTTCTCTGAGTGGGGGAATTCAATGGGCAGTTATGCGAGTGGCCTGCATTGGATGGAAATACTTGAAGGTCTGGAGTTCAGCAATTTTGTGGAATTTCAGAGGAAATTCcctctgaatttttatttacCCTCACACTTTGGTTGTAGCATCCACCACTAGCTGCCATGAGAACTGGGAAGATAGGGTTTCTGAGGTTCGCTTTGGTACTGCACTCAACAGAGCAAAAACATCATGCAGGACATGAACGAAAAGGGAAGGATTCATCTTTCCTGTGGCTCAAATTTTAGGTTAAAAGAGTAAAGATGTCATTTAACAATGATAAGGAAGTAAGCTAAGTGcacctcagaaaaaaaggaaataaacatggTTAGGAAATACGTATGCCTTTTTGGAATAATCAAATCATCTCAGGAGCAGGAATccacatttaaacaatatttccCTACATTCAGATGTGATAGCAACCAGCAAGCAAAGCATAAACAAATTCTATGGAtaggaaaatgacaaaattaaaaatgagcttGGGAAAATTTGCTTCCAGAGGGAGGGGTTTTCTTGCACCAGACAGTGGTGGAATCGGGAACCCATTCTCTACCTGGAAATTGGTACAGAGATTCAGTCTTTGTCCAGGAAGACACTTTGGAGTAGAAGAATGATACCCATCCAACTCAGTGTCTTCTTCATGATCATCTATGTGCTTGAGTCCTTGACAATTATTGTGCAGAGCAGCTTAATTGTTGCAGTGCTGGGCAGAGAATGGCTGCAAGTCAGAAGGCTGATGCCTGTGGACATGATTCTCATCAGCCTGGGCATCTCTCATTTCTGTCTACAGTGGACATCAATGCTGAACgatttttgcttctattttaattttaattatgtactttGCAACTTAACAATCACCTGGACATTTTTTAATGTCCTTACATTCTGGTTAAACAGCTTGCTTACCGTCTTCTACTGCATCAAGGTCTCTTCTTTCACCCATCCCATCGTTCTCTGGCTGAGGTGGAGAATTTTGAGGTGGCTTCCCTGGCTATTACTGGGTTGTCTGATGATTACTTGTGTGACAATCATCCCTTCAGCTATTGGGAATTACATTCAAATTCAGTTTCTCACCATGGAGCATCCACCCAGTAACAGCACTGTAATTGACAGACTTCAAAAGTTTCATCAGTATCTGCACCAGGCTCATACAGTCGCGTTGGTTATTCCTTTCATCCTGTTCCTGGCCTCCACCATCTTGCTCATGGCATCATTGACCAAGCAGATAGAACATCATGGCACTGGTCACTGCAATCCAAGCATGAAAGCGCACTTCACTGCCCTGAGGTCCCTTGCCATCTTGTTTATCGTGTTTACCTCTTACTTTCTAACCATACTTATCACCATGATAGGTACTCTATTTGATAAGAGATGTTGGTTATGGGTCTGGGAAGCTTTTGTCTATGCTTTCATCTTTATGCATTCCACTTCACTGATGCTGAGCAGCCCTACATTGAAAAGGATTCTAAATGGAAAATGCTAGGCCTAGAGGTTGCCTGAGGCACAGGGTACAAACTCCCGGGCAATTGATATAATTAATACCAGTAAAGAGTATTGCTCTTATCAATCAATTCATTGTGAATCACCATGAATGCAAGCCTCATTCTCTTCCATCTTCACAGCCACCTGTTTCTAAATAATCAACCCTTTCTCCAATCTTTTCCACTggtttcctttccctttcacaATCCTCAGGTTAGTTCCAACTTGCTCAAGACTGCCCCATCTCTCCTTAGTCCTTGCCAACTCTGGAATCGTATACCTGGTATATTCTACACAAGACAGTCAAAATCATGGTGTCCACACATTACTTTAACTTTCCCATGACTGCCAGTTACTTCACACATGAATATGAATACCATCCCACAAAAACGTATTGCTTGTACCCTGAATGCTTCCCATACTAAGCCTTCAATTCACTTTCTTTAGTCaaggggtctctctctctctctctctctctctctctctgtctctctctctctctctcccccctccatctctctctctttctctatccccTGGCTGTTTCTGGACTTTTATCTAATGATAcaaattttcttatttgcttCTCTTCCAAATGTCATGTCTTTA
The nucleotide sequence above comes from Macaca nemestrina isolate mMacNem1 chromosome 4, mMacNem.hap1, whole genome shotgun sequence. Encoded proteins:
- the LOC105475104 gene encoding taste receptor type 2 member 16; this encodes MIPIQLSVFFMIIYVLESLTIIVQSSLIVAVLGREWLQVRRLMPVDMILISLGISHFCLQWTSMLNDFCFYFNFNYVLCNLTITWTFFNVLTFWLNSLLTVFYCIKVSSFTHPIVLWLRWRILRWLPWLLLGCLMITCVTIIPSAIGNYIQIQFLTMEHPPSNSTVIDRLQKFHQYLHQAHTVALVIPFILFLASTILLMASLTKQIEHHGTGHCNPSMKAHFTALRSLAILFIVFTSYFLTILITMIGTLFDKRCWLWVWEAFVYAFIFMHSTSLMLSSPTLKRILNGKC